The Stygiolobus azoricus genome window below encodes:
- a CDS encoding alkaline phosphatase family protein, whose amino-acid sequence MELVYPDYSSRSIYNLACGIAEFLGVNRQCKGNKIGITGKRLVLALIDGMGYKMMENAGINVDTYITTVFPSTTATVITTLFTAQLPGEHGILGYTTYSKKLGSVINTLKYTYPLIDSRDSIQVKYSTLFPEAKSYLAEVTDKNTVAVIPKGLNDTEFTNMTHGKVKVTKTYSTYFDAFYELSNVLNENYDFVYFYIPDVDTLAHKHGPNTEVVKEAMRDIYGRLTKLAALKREYEFVIVADHGHVQTREHVIFNNDTELLNILDFPPYGDSRAIFLHSKYDLKTYLYSKYPSLKVFPRSEFEKLLGKEGSYADFIAVPDDDKAYVYLFKQQQDEYTKLIGHHGGLSEDEMKIPLVMMNG is encoded by the coding sequence ATGGAGTTAGTATACCCTGATTATTCTTCGAGAAGTATTTATAATCTAGCCTGTGGAATAGCTGAATTTCTCGGGGTAAATAGGCAATGCAAAGGCAATAAGATTGGTATAACCGGCAAAAGATTAGTCTTAGCGCTGATTGATGGAATGGGTTATAAGATGATGGAGAATGCGGGAATAAATGTAGACACTTATATAACTACGGTTTTCCCTTCAACTACAGCAACAGTCATAACAACACTATTTACGGCCCAACTACCTGGAGAGCACGGAATTTTAGGCTATACAACATATTCCAAGAAACTCGGTTCTGTGATTAACACGTTGAAGTATACTTACCCCTTAATAGACTCAAGGGACTCGATACAAGTTAAGTATTCTACACTATTCCCAGAGGCAAAGAGTTATTTAGCCGAGGTAACGGATAAGAACACAGTAGCGGTAATACCCAAGGGTTTAAACGATACTGAATTTACTAACATGACTCACGGTAAGGTGAAAGTGACAAAGACATATAGCACTTATTTTGACGCATTCTACGAACTCAGTAACGTTTTGAATGAGAATTATGATTTTGTGTACTTTTATATACCGGACGTCGACACATTGGCTCATAAGCACGGCCCTAACACTGAAGTGGTCAAGGAGGCGATGAGAGATATCTACGGAAGATTGACTAAACTAGCTGCGTTGAAAAGGGAATACGAATTCGTTATTGTCGCAGATCATGGTCATGTACAAACAAGAGAGCATGTAATTTTCAATAATGACACTGAATTGCTTAACATTTTAGATTTCCCCCCTTATGGCGACTCAAGAGCTATTTTCCTCCACAGTAAGTACGATCTGAAGACCTACCTTTACTCAAAGTATCCTTCATTAAAGGTATTCCCTAGGAGTGAATTTGAAAAGTTATTAGGTAAGGAAGGGTCTTACGCTGATTTCATAGCAGTCCCTGATGATGATAAGGCTTACGTTTATTTATTTAAACAACAACAAGATGAGTATACAAAGTTAATAGGCCATCATGGGGGACTAAGTGAGGACGAAATGAAAATACCTTTGGTGATGATGAATGGTTGA
- a CDS encoding phosphoribosyltransferase gives MVEYYIPKWEEIEEGILTISERMLSDDFVPDVIVAILTGGVIPAKLMSDVLGIKSMRYIDVKFYKGVNSRENKPIVRAVYVDNLENKKVLVIDDVSDTGETLDFVGNIIAMFNPSLVRTATIFVKPWSRKYPDYYYKVVDKWIIFPWDKWEIVRENTEAPVDKKERFLEILKKLRKNS, from the coding sequence ATGGTTGAGTATTATATTCCTAAGTGGGAGGAAATAGAGGAAGGAATTTTAACAATATCAGAAAGAATGCTGAGTGATGATTTTGTCCCTGACGTAATTGTGGCTATTCTTACTGGAGGAGTAATCCCAGCCAAACTAATGTCGGATGTGCTGGGAATAAAGAGCATGAGATATATTGACGTCAAGTTCTATAAGGGAGTAAATAGTAGGGAAAATAAGCCTATAGTGAGAGCGGTATACGTAGATAATCTTGAGAACAAAAAAGTTCTCGTTATAGACGACGTGTCAGATACTGGGGAAACATTAGACTTTGTCGGGAACATCATAGCAATGTTTAACCCTTCTTTAGTAAGGACAGCAACAATATTTGTTAAGCCGTGGTCTAGAAAGTATCCGGACTATTACTACAAAGTAGTTGATAAATGGATCATCTTCCCTTGGGACAAGTGGGAGATAGTTAGAGAAAACACTGAAGCACCAGTTGATAAGAAAGAGAGGTTCTTAGAAATACTCAAAAAATTGAGGAAAAACAGTTAG
- a CDS encoding phytoene desaturase family protein: MYDAIIIGGGHNGLVTAAYLAKEGLKVAVFERRGIIGGAAATEELWPGIRVSTGSYVLSLLRRKIIEDLHLEKYGLKVYLKDPGIYVPFGNGKGISIWTDTRRTIKEIEKYSKNDAKNYEKFVQLLDTFSSVADLFMLNRPPKFSEVEELFSLFKSLSIDEDKALSLARMFFQDGKSFLDEFFESEEVKAALIEDAVVGTYASPSTPGTAYVFLHHNIGEVNGIKGAWGYVEGGMGAVSKAVASAARDLGVEIFTSSEVDEILTKKDPDGKERVVGVKLKNGKVVESRIVVSNADPKTTFLKLARNSDLEDDFLRRVNALKTTGVSFKINGYLEELPDFGKGKSLTDEHKASILIMPSIDYIENAYLDSKFFGYSKKPWLSINIPSTVDPTLAPQGKFVFNIFGQYLPYSPKLDDLKDKMIEIVLETVREYAPNFKPVKMEFLTPLDIERRFGMWGGNIFHLDMTPDQLYVFRPLLGYSDYRTPIRNLYLCGSGTHPGGGVTGAPGYNAAMEILRDLKNLTMT, from the coding sequence ATGTACGACGCGATAATAATAGGAGGAGGACATAATGGACTTGTTACTGCTGCATATCTTGCAAAGGAAGGCCTAAAAGTTGCGGTATTCGAAAGAAGAGGAATAATCGGAGGGGCCGCTGCAACTGAAGAGTTATGGCCTGGAATTAGAGTATCAACAGGCTCCTACGTCTTAAGTTTGTTAAGGAGAAAAATAATTGAAGATCTGCATTTAGAGAAATACGGTCTTAAGGTTTACCTTAAAGACCCGGGAATTTACGTACCTTTTGGGAACGGTAAAGGGATTTCTATATGGACGGACACAAGAAGGACAATAAAGGAAATTGAGAAGTATTCTAAAAACGATGCGAAGAACTACGAGAAATTTGTCCAACTTCTGGATACTTTCTCCTCCGTTGCTGACCTTTTCATGCTAAACCGTCCTCCTAAATTTTCTGAGGTAGAAGAGCTCTTTTCGTTATTTAAGAGTCTGAGCATAGACGAGGATAAAGCCTTAAGTCTGGCTAGGATGTTCTTCCAAGACGGGAAGTCGTTTTTGGACGAGTTCTTTGAGTCTGAAGAGGTAAAAGCGGCTTTAATTGAGGACGCAGTTGTCGGCACTTATGCCTCTCCCTCGACTCCCGGTACTGCTTATGTGTTTCTGCACCACAACATAGGTGAGGTGAACGGGATAAAAGGTGCATGGGGGTATGTAGAGGGAGGTATGGGGGCCGTAAGTAAGGCGGTAGCTAGTGCAGCGAGAGATCTTGGAGTAGAGATCTTCACTTCATCAGAAGTAGATGAAATACTCACTAAAAAGGACCCTGACGGAAAGGAGAGGGTAGTTGGTGTGAAACTGAAAAACGGAAAAGTCGTGGAGAGTAGGATAGTGGTGTCAAATGCGGATCCTAAAACTACGTTTCTTAAGCTTGCAAGAAACTCGGATCTGGAAGACGATTTTTTGAGGAGAGTAAATGCACTGAAAACTACTGGTGTGTCTTTCAAAATTAACGGTTACTTGGAAGAGTTACCGGATTTCGGTAAAGGTAAGTCGCTAACAGACGAACATAAGGCTTCAATCCTTATAATGCCTTCAATAGACTATATAGAGAATGCTTACTTAGACTCTAAGTTTTTCGGTTATTCTAAGAAGCCATGGCTTTCTATCAACATCCCATCTACAGTAGACCCTACGTTAGCTCCGCAAGGAAAATTCGTGTTTAATATATTCGGTCAATACTTGCCCTACTCCCCTAAGCTTGATGACTTAAAGGACAAAATGATAGAGATCGTTCTTGAGACAGTAAGGGAGTATGCTCCTAATTTCAAGCCCGTGAAGATGGAGTTCCTAACTCCTTTGGATATCGAAAGGAGGTTCGGGATGTGGGGAGGTAATATATTTCACCTAGACATGACCCCTGATCAATTGTATGTTTTCAGGCCGTTGTTAGGTTATTCGGATTACAGAACTCCTATAAGGAACTTATACTTATGTGGTTCCGGAACTCATCCGGGCGGTGGTGTTACTGGTGCACCAGGATATAACGCTGCCATGGAAATTCTTCGAGATTTGAAAAACCTAACTATGACTTAA
- a CDS encoding AAA family ATPase → MVFSQDVETIISLVGVLAVMMTLLYMLFKKNTQKFMLSDKAVQLQQKSTKKKDDTVEKITWDMIGGYEDVKKEIKEYIELPLKHKDLAKRYGLRPPKGILLFGPPGCGKSLMMRALANEAKINFIYVNISDIMSKWYGESEARLRELFANARKNAPCILFFDEIDTIGVKRESHTGDSVTPRLLSLMLSEIDGIHSEDGVIIVGSTNVPQLLDKALLRAGRFDKLIYVGVPDKKSRKEILKIHCMGKPLAENVDLDKIAEMTERFTGADLANVCQEVARKAAIESLETGRERQITMEDFVEVIKRYKPSVTLQMLDDYEKFRMDYERKFKGPEIVEDEYSERITLDDIGGYFNVKKELYDLLEVQLKYSNLMEQMKIPPIRGILLYGPPGVGKTMMAKALARTLKVKLIMLSGAEILYKGYEGAVSTVKEVFNRARENKPSIILLDELDAIAPRREGQKAELSKIVNQLLTEMDGIRSLKEVVVIGTTNRIEDIDPALKRPGRFDRIIFMPLPNREEREDILKKYIGKEECEQVSCTKIAEITEGFSGADLAAVAREAKLKVLREIIKGNVQRKLTYEDLVEAVEMVKPSVKQRKDKNSNSDQEIQ, encoded by the coding sequence ATGGTCTTTTCGCAAGATGTAGAAACTATTATATCATTGGTAGGGGTGCTTGCAGTCATGATGACTTTACTTTATATGTTATTTAAAAAGAACACTCAAAAGTTTATGCTTTCAGATAAGGCAGTACAATTACAGCAGAAAAGTACTAAGAAAAAGGATGATACAGTGGAGAAAATAACGTGGGACATGATAGGCGGTTATGAAGATGTAAAAAAGGAGATTAAGGAATATATTGAACTTCCCCTAAAACATAAAGATCTGGCTAAAAGATACGGTTTGAGACCCCCTAAGGGTATTCTCTTGTTCGGTCCACCTGGGTGTGGTAAATCTTTAATGATGAGGGCTTTAGCTAATGAAGCTAAGATCAACTTCATTTACGTTAATATTAGCGATATAATGAGCAAGTGGTACGGTGAAAGTGAGGCTAGATTGAGGGAGCTTTTCGCAAATGCGAGGAAAAACGCACCATGTATTCTCTTTTTTGACGAAATAGATACTATTGGAGTAAAAAGGGAAAGCCACACTGGTGATTCTGTAACACCAAGACTACTTTCCTTAATGTTATCTGAGATAGATGGGATTCATAGTGAGGATGGTGTAATAATTGTAGGTTCTACTAATGTACCTCAACTTCTTGATAAGGCTCTACTTAGGGCTGGGAGATTTGACAAACTTATCTATGTAGGAGTTCCGGATAAAAAATCTAGAAAAGAGATTTTGAAGATTCACTGTATGGGCAAACCGCTAGCCGAAAATGTAGACTTAGACAAGATTGCTGAGATGACTGAGAGATTTACCGGAGCCGATCTGGCAAACGTATGTCAAGAGGTAGCAAGAAAAGCTGCCATTGAGAGCCTTGAGACCGGACGGGAAAGGCAGATAACAATGGAGGATTTCGTAGAAGTAATAAAGAGGTATAAGCCAAGCGTAACGTTACAAATGCTTGATGACTATGAGAAATTCCGCATGGATTATGAAAGGAAGTTTAAAGGACCTGAAATAGTAGAAGACGAATATTCCGAAAGGATCACTTTAGATGATATAGGCGGATATTTTAACGTAAAAAAGGAGCTCTACGACTTACTTGAAGTTCAGTTAAAGTATTCTAACTTAATGGAACAGATGAAAATCCCCCCTATAAGGGGAATACTACTATACGGACCGCCGGGAGTAGGTAAAACTATGATGGCTAAAGCCCTGGCTAGAACGTTGAAAGTGAAACTGATAATGTTGAGTGGTGCAGAAATATTATATAAAGGTTATGAAGGAGCAGTTAGTACTGTAAAAGAGGTCTTCAACAGGGCTAGGGAGAACAAACCGTCAATCATACTACTTGACGAGTTAGATGCTATAGCTCCTAGAAGGGAGGGACAGAAGGCTGAGTTATCTAAGATAGTGAACCAGTTATTGACAGAAATGGATGGAATAAGAAGCCTTAAAGAGGTAGTAGTTATAGGAACAACAAATAGGATTGAGGATATTGATCCAGCCTTAAAGAGACCAGGTAGGTTTGACAGAATAATTTTCATGCCTTTACCAAATAGAGAAGAGAGGGAGGATATCCTAAAGAAGTATATAGGAAAAGAGGAGTGCGAACAAGTTAGCTGTACTAAGATAGCTGAGATTACAGAGGGGTTCAGTGGTGCTGATCTTGCAGCTGTAGCTAGAGAAGCTAAACTTAAAGTTTTGAGGGAGATAATTAAAGGGAACGTCCAGAGAAAACTCACTTATGAAGACTTAGTAGAAGCGGTAGAGATGGTTAAGCCTTCTGTAAAGCAGAGGAAAGATAAGAACTCAAATTCTGATCAAGAGATACAATGA
- a CDS encoding inositol monophosphatase family protein, which translates to MRRDEITKIGIEVAKFLREKKDSSDIAKIIATHEDDVTRKIDKESEEYIFELMRETGYRFKFISEEAGTVEDSGYEYKAIIDPIDGSTNFVSGIPWSSVSIAVYKSDENNLLRSITGVITNIFTMDTFSYDEKYAYVNDKVVQTIRKPEKTLILAYFSRSKFETVKEFLSKVKDYKLRSLGSASLDMVLVCMGKATMFFDIRGKLRNVDIAASSNFCNRLGINPHDKKLENINSSLEKVSTLSEVIVSLDQNLSSYLSSALQKA; encoded by the coding sequence ATGAGAAGAGATGAAATAACGAAAATAGGGATAGAGGTAGCTAAGTTCTTAAGAGAGAAAAAAGATTCATCTGACATTGCTAAAATTATAGCTACCCATGAAGACGACGTTACTAGAAAGATTGACAAAGAGAGCGAAGAATATATATTCGAGCTTATGAGAGAGACAGGTTATAGATTCAAATTTATTTCAGAGGAAGCAGGAACTGTAGAAGACTCAGGTTACGAATATAAAGCGATAATTGACCCCATTGATGGGAGTACTAATTTTGTTTCTGGTATTCCGTGGTCTTCAGTATCAATAGCTGTTTACAAAAGTGATGAAAATAACTTGTTACGATCAATTACCGGGGTTATTACAAATATATTCACAATGGACACTTTTTCTTACGATGAGAAGTACGCTTACGTTAATGATAAGGTAGTACAAACTATCAGAAAACCGGAAAAGACACTTATCTTAGCTTACTTTTCGAGGAGTAAATTCGAAACGGTAAAGGAGTTTTTAAGCAAAGTCAAGGACTATAAACTCAGAAGTTTAGGTAGTGCATCCCTCGATATGGTTCTTGTTTGTATGGGAAAAGCTACTATGTTCTTCGATATTAGAGGAAAACTGAGAAACGTAGATATTGCAGCTTCAAGTAACTTCTGTAATAGACTGGGGATAAATCCTCATGATAAAAAGTTAGAAAATATAAATTCAAGTTTGGAAAAAGTAAGTACGCTAAGTGAAGTCATTGTATCTCTTGATCAGAATTTGAGTTCTTATCTTTCCTCTGCTTTACAGAAGGCTTAA